A DNA window from Stenotrophomonas sp. 57 contains the following coding sequences:
- a CDS encoding Nudix family hydrolase codes for MPSPTRSIHVVAAVITDARGRVLLNRRTENRDMAGLWEFPGGKRESGETSEQALVRELREELGIEADVGEWLMDVPQRYPDKHLTLEVRHVRSWKGTPRGREGQAITWVAPDKLGRYSMPPADLPVVAALRQPDRYLITPAPADDDGGVQHWHAQLQRAVANGQQRIQLRLPPGHPQRQAMVEQAVRAHRRSGVQWLLNRDIELARALGVGVHLGSQQLLELSQRPLPEGQLVAASCHDLPQLQAAQQLGCDFAVLGPVQATDSHPDAVPLGWDAFAELRAQVSLPIYALGGMGRGHITEARRHGGQGIAAIRGLWPE; via the coding sequence ATGCCTTCCCCGACCCGATCGATCCATGTCGTGGCCGCCGTCATCACCGACGCGCGTGGCCGCGTCCTGCTCAACCGCCGAACCGAGAACCGCGACATGGCCGGCCTGTGGGAGTTCCCGGGCGGCAAGCGCGAATCCGGGGAGACCTCCGAGCAGGCGCTGGTGCGCGAGCTGCGCGAGGAACTGGGCATCGAGGCCGATGTCGGCGAGTGGCTGATGGACGTGCCGCAGCGTTACCCGGACAAGCACCTGACCCTGGAGGTGCGCCACGTGCGCAGCTGGAAGGGGACCCCGCGCGGACGCGAAGGACAGGCGATCACCTGGGTGGCGCCGGACAAGCTGGGCCGCTATTCGATGCCACCGGCCGATCTGCCGGTAGTGGCCGCCCTGCGCCAGCCCGACCGCTACCTGATCACCCCCGCGCCGGCCGACGATGATGGCGGCGTGCAGCACTGGCACGCGCAGCTGCAGCGCGCGGTAGCGAACGGCCAGCAGCGCATCCAGCTGCGCCTGCCGCCGGGGCATCCACAGCGGCAGGCGATGGTCGAGCAGGCCGTGCGTGCGCATCGCCGCAGCGGCGTGCAATGGCTGCTCAACCGCGATATCGAACTGGCACGCGCACTGGGCGTGGGCGTGCACCTGGGCAGCCAGCAGTTGCTGGAGCTGTCGCAGCGTCCACTCCCCGAAGGACAGCTGGTGGCCGCATCCTGCCACGACCTGCCGCAGCTGCAGGCCGCACAGCAGCTGGGCTGCGACTTCGCCGTGCTCGGCCCGGTGCAGGCCACGGACAGTCATCCGGATGCCGTGCCGCTGGGATGGGACGCCTTCGCCGAGCTGCGTGCGCAGGTGTCACTGCCGATCTACGCCCTGGGTGGCATGGGTCGCGGCCACATCACCGAAGCGCGCCGCCACGGCGGGCAGGGCATCGCGGCCATTCGCGGGTTGTGGCCGGAGTGA
- a CDS encoding DUF721 domain-containing protein, with translation MSEPKSSVRPASVPKPALDAVMADKSGNPLRRALWLDALDRQLRPQLPPPLRSRCRLANVDGEHLVFLVESPVWHAKLRLAEAQLLDAARSIGLKATRVTIKTASTTPSRSPAIDNRNGPHAVSAATHKGLRDALACLQDVPSKLKKRS, from the coding sequence ATGTCTGAGCCGAAATCCAGCGTTCGCCCCGCGTCAGTGCCGAAGCCGGCGCTGGATGCGGTGATGGCGGACAAAAGCGGGAACCCGCTGCGGCGTGCCTTGTGGCTCGACGCGCTGGACCGTCAGTTGCGCCCCCAGTTGCCGCCACCTCTGCGCAGCCGTTGCCGGCTGGCCAATGTGGACGGGGAACACCTCGTTTTTCTCGTCGAGTCCCCGGTCTGGCATGCCAAGTTGCGGCTTGCCGAAGCCCAGTTGCTCGACGCGGCCCGTTCCATCGGGCTGAAGGCCACCAGGGTGACCATCAAGACTGCGTCCACCACTCCCTCACGCTCCCCAGCGATCGACAACCGGAATGGCCCCCACGCAGTTTCAGCCGCCACGCACAAAGGGCTACGCGACGCCTTGGCTTGCCTGCAGGACGTTCCTTCGAAGCTGAAGAAGCGGTCCTGA
- a CDS encoding M23 family metallopeptidase — MAFKKIVIKTREGQAKSSPITRLRFYFEDRPRALLGSVLGVGCIIGLAGGIGASALNDSRLQAKVERQDAELAKVKRDAQTQVNALAARLGELQAQATRLNALGERLTQMGKLEDGEFDFNETPGLGDGDAGGPTSDIPVKDVNADLQVLEQRFAASGRQLSVMESLMFDHQLQQNAVPSRMPIRNSYVTSGFGTRADPFGRGAATHKGMDFHAKVGDPVMAVAEGVVSFAGVKGGYGNVVDVDHGNGYVTRYAHNSRLVVKVGDLVRAGQEVAKAGSTGRSTGAHVHFEVWENGNVVNPRKFLGDGGNTPVGRVSRG, encoded by the coding sequence ATGGCATTCAAAAAGATCGTAATCAAAACGCGTGAAGGACAGGCCAAATCGTCGCCGATCACGCGTTTGCGGTTCTATTTCGAGGACCGCCCCCGCGCCCTGCTGGGCAGCGTGCTCGGGGTAGGCTGCATTATCGGCCTTGCTGGCGGCATTGGCGCCAGCGCGCTGAATGATTCCCGGCTGCAGGCCAAGGTCGAGCGCCAGGATGCGGAGCTGGCCAAGGTCAAGCGCGATGCGCAGACCCAGGTCAATGCACTCGCGGCCCGCCTCGGCGAGCTGCAGGCGCAGGCCACCCGCCTCAACGCGCTGGGCGAACGGCTGACCCAGATGGGCAAGCTGGAAGACGGCGAATTCGATTTCAACGAGACGCCTGGCCTCGGTGATGGCGATGCCGGCGGCCCGACCAGCGACATCCCGGTCAAGGACGTCAACGCCGACTTACAGGTGCTGGAGCAGCGCTTCGCTGCTTCAGGCCGCCAGTTGTCGGTGATGGAATCGCTGATGTTCGACCACCAGCTGCAGCAGAACGCCGTGCCCTCGCGCATGCCGATCCGCAACAGCTACGTGACCTCCGGCTTCGGCACCCGTGCTGACCCGTTCGGCCGCGGCGCCGCCACCCACAAGGGCATGGATTTCCACGCCAAGGTCGGTGACCCGGTGATGGCCGTGGCCGAAGGCGTGGTCAGCTTCGCCGGTGTGAAGGGCGGCTATGGCAACGTGGTCGACGTCGACCATGGCAATGGCTATGTCACCCGCTACGCGCACAATTCGCGCCTGGTGGTGAAGGTCGGCGATCTGGTCCGTGCCGGGCAGGAAGTTGCCAAGGCAGGCTCCACCGGTCGTTCGACCGGCGCCCACGTGCACTTCGAGGTGTGGGAAAACGGCAACGTGGTCAACCCGCGCAAGTTCCTCGGCGACGGCGGCAACACGCCGGTCGGCCGCGTCAGCCGGGGTTGA
- the secA gene encoding preprotein translocase subunit SecA: MINSLLTRVFGSRNERQLRQLNRIVAKINALEPEIEKLSDEQLQAKTPEFKQRIAGGEALDKVLPEAFAVCREAGRRVLGMRHYDVQLIGGMVLHLGKIAEMRTGEGKTLVATLPVYLNALEGKGVHVVTVNDYLARRDAAQMGKLYNWLGLSVGVVYPGMPHSDKREAYAADITYGTNNEFGFDYLRDNMALSKADRYQRSLHYAIVDEVDSILIDEARTPLIISGPADDSPELYIRVNRVVPHLVKQEVEDGEGDFWVDEKGKQVHLSEAGMEHAEQLLVEAGILDGETEGLYAAQNLTVVHHLNAALRAHAIYQRDVDYIVRDGEVVIVDEFTGRTLAGRRWSDGLHQAVEAKEGVPVQRENQTLASITFQNLFRMYKKLSGMTGTADTEAFEFQSIYGLEVVVIPTNRPTIRKDSPDQVFLNRKGKFNAVLADIEECAKRGQPVLVGTTSIETSEMLSEHLRKAGVKHEVLNAKQHDREATIVANAGRPAAVTIATNMAGRGTDIVLGGSLEAEIHELGEGATDEQKAAVKAEWQKRHDAVKAAGGLHIVGTERHESRRIDNQLRGRSGRQGDPGSSRFYLSLEDNLMRIFASDWVQKAMRMMGMKEDDVIEDRLVSRQIEKAQRKVEAHNFDIRKNLLDFDDVNNDQRKVIYAQRDELLDAESVKANVDGIRDDVIFDVVARFVPPNSIDEQWDLRGLEATLESDFGLQMSLTDLVKEHEELDAEAIAAKVQERVNQHFAEKEAGVGEETMRALEKHVMLTVLDQSWKEHLARMDYLRQGIYLRGYAQKQPKQEYKKEAFELFSDMLENVKREVVTLLSRVRIRSDEEVQALEAAERQQVEARLSQSQFRHQDAGSYSADEEAAQVEAERQGVAQLQRDEPKIGRNDPCPCGSGKKYKHCHGQLS, from the coding sequence ATGATCAACAGCCTGCTTACCCGCGTATTTGGCAGTCGTAACGAACGACAGCTGCGCCAGCTCAACCGCATCGTCGCCAAGATCAATGCGCTGGAGCCGGAGATCGAGAAGCTTTCCGACGAGCAGCTTCAGGCCAAGACGCCGGAGTTCAAGCAGCGCATCGCTGGCGGTGAAGCCCTGGACAAGGTGCTGCCGGAAGCGTTCGCGGTCTGCCGCGAAGCCGGCCGCCGCGTGCTGGGCATGCGCCACTATGACGTGCAGCTGATCGGCGGCATGGTGCTTCACCTGGGCAAGATCGCAGAAATGCGCACCGGTGAAGGCAAGACCCTGGTGGCGACCCTGCCGGTGTACCTCAACGCGCTGGAAGGCAAGGGCGTGCACGTGGTCACCGTGAACGACTACCTGGCCCGCCGCGACGCCGCGCAGATGGGCAAGCTGTACAACTGGCTGGGCCTGAGCGTGGGCGTGGTGTACCCGGGCATGCCGCACAGCGACAAGCGCGAAGCCTATGCCGCCGACATCACCTACGGCACCAACAACGAATTCGGTTTCGACTACCTGCGCGACAACATGGCGCTGTCCAAGGCCGACCGCTACCAGCGCAGCCTGCACTACGCCATCGTCGACGAAGTCGACTCCATCCTGATCGACGAAGCGCGTACCCCGCTGATCATCTCCGGCCCGGCCGACGATTCCCCGGAGCTGTACATCCGCGTCAACCGTGTCGTGCCGCACCTGGTCAAGCAGGAAGTGGAAGACGGCGAAGGCGACTTCTGGGTAGACGAGAAGGGCAAGCAGGTGCACCTGTCCGAAGCGGGCATGGAGCACGCCGAGCAGCTGCTGGTGGAAGCCGGCATCCTCGACGGCGAGACCGAAGGCCTGTACGCGGCGCAGAACCTGACCGTGGTCCACCACCTCAACGCCGCCCTGCGCGCTCACGCCATCTACCAGCGTGACGTGGACTACATCGTGCGCGACGGCGAAGTGGTCATCGTCGATGAGTTCACCGGTCGCACCCTGGCCGGCCGCCGCTGGTCCGATGGCCTGCACCAGGCGGTGGAAGCGAAGGAAGGCGTGCCGGTCCAGCGCGAGAACCAGACGCTGGCGAGCATCACCTTCCAGAACCTGTTCCGCATGTACAAGAAGCTGTCCGGCATGACCGGTACGGCCGACACTGAAGCATTCGAGTTCCAGAGCATCTACGGCCTGGAAGTGGTGGTGATCCCGACCAACCGTCCGACCATCCGCAAGGACAGCCCGGACCAGGTGTTCCTCAACCGCAAGGGCAAGTTCAATGCGGTGCTGGCCGACATCGAAGAGTGCGCCAAGCGCGGCCAGCCGGTGCTGGTGGGTACCACCTCGATCGAAACCTCGGAAATGCTGTCCGAGCACCTGCGCAAGGCGGGCGTGAAGCACGAAGTGCTCAACGCCAAGCAGCATGATCGCGAAGCGACCATCGTCGCCAATGCCGGTCGTCCGGCAGCCGTGACCATCGCCACCAACATGGCCGGTCGTGGTACCGACATCGTGCTGGGCGGTTCGCTGGAAGCGGAAATCCACGAGCTGGGCGAAGGCGCGACCGACGAGCAGAAGGCGGCGGTCAAGGCCGAATGGCAGAAGCGCCATGACGCGGTGAAGGCTGCGGGCGGCCTGCACATCGTCGGCACCGAGCGCCACGAGTCCCGCCGTATCGACAACCAGCTGCGTGGCCGTTCGGGCCGCCAAGGTGACCCGGGTTCGTCCCGCTTCTACCTGTCGCTGGAAGACAACCTGATGCGCATCTTCGCCTCCGACTGGGTGCAGAAGGCCATGCGCATGATGGGCATGAAGGAAGACGACGTCATCGAGGACCGCCTGGTCAGCCGCCAGATCGAGAAGGCGCAGCGCAAGGTCGAGGCCCACAACTTCGACATCCGCAAGAACCTGCTGGACTTCGACGACGTCAACAACGACCAGCGCAAGGTGATCTACGCCCAGCGCGACGAGCTGCTGGATGCCGAGTCGGTGAAGGCCAACGTCGATGGCATCCGCGACGACGTGATCTTCGATGTGGTCGCCCGTTTCGTGCCGCCGAACTCGATCGACGAGCAGTGGGACCTGCGTGGCCTGGAGGCGACCCTGGAGTCGGACTTCGGCCTGCAGATGTCGCTGACCGACCTGGTCAAGGAACACGAGGAACTGGACGCCGAAGCCATCGCCGCCAAGGTGCAGGAACGCGTGAACCAGCACTTCGCAGAGAAGGAAGCCGGCGTGGGCGAAGAGACCATGCGCGCGCTGGAGAAGCACGTGATGCTGACCGTGCTGGACCAGAGCTGGAAGGAGCACCTGGCCCGCATGGACTACCTGCGCCAGGGCATCTACCTGCGTGGTTATGCGCAGAAGCAGCCGAAGCAGGAATACAAGAAGGAAGCCTTCGAGCTGTTCTCGGACATGCTGGAAAACGTCAAGCGCGAAGTGGTGACCCTGCTGTCGCGCGTGCGCATCCGCAGCGACGAGGAAGTGCAGGCGCTGGAAGCGGCCGAACGCCAGCAGGTGGAAGCCCGCCTGAGCCAGTCGCAGTTCCGGCACCAGGACGCCGGCAGCTACAGCGCCGACGAGGAAGCGGCGCAGGTGGAGGCCGAGCGCCAGGGTGTGGCACAGCTGCAGCGCGATGAGCCGAAGATCGGTCGCAATGATCCCTGCCCGTGCGGCAGTGGCAAGAAGTACAAGCACTGCCACGGCCAGCTGAGCTGA
- the lpxC gene encoding UDP-3-O-acyl-N-acetylglucosamine deacetylase encodes MIQQRTLKNTIRATGVGLHSGDKVYMTLRPAPVNHGIVFRRVDLDPVVEVPAKAELVTEVTLCTGLTCNDAKIQTVEHLMSALAGLGVDNIIVELSSAELPIMDGSAGPFVFLLQSAGIVEQDAPKRFIRVLKTVEVTEGDKVARFTPYEGYKLGFTIQFDHPMIPAKQSRQEIEFSTLAYTKEISRARTFGFMRDLEYMRERNLGLGGSMDNAIVLDEFRVLNEDGLRYADEFVRHKILDAIGDLYLAGGQVLGAYEGFKSGHALNNKLVRALMADATAWEWVSFDSPATPDPVEYATPAYA; translated from the coding sequence ATGATCCAGCAACGCACCCTCAAGAACACGATCCGCGCCACCGGCGTTGGCCTGCACAGCGGTGACAAGGTCTACATGACCCTGCGCCCGGCACCGGTCAACCATGGCATCGTGTTCCGTCGCGTGGACCTGGACCCGGTCGTGGAAGTGCCGGCCAAGGCCGAGCTGGTCACCGAAGTGACCCTGTGCACCGGCCTGACCTGCAACGACGCCAAGATCCAGACCGTCGAACACCTGATGTCGGCGCTGGCCGGCCTGGGTGTGGACAACATCATCGTTGAACTGTCCTCGGCCGAGCTGCCGATCATGGACGGTTCGGCCGGCCCGTTCGTGTTCCTGCTGCAGTCGGCGGGCATCGTGGAGCAGGATGCGCCCAAGCGCTTCATCCGCGTGCTGAAGACCGTGGAAGTGACCGAGGGCGACAAGGTGGCCCGCTTCACCCCCTACGAGGGCTACAAGCTGGGATTCACCATCCAGTTCGACCACCCGATGATCCCGGCCAAGCAGTCGCGCCAGGAAATCGAGTTCTCGACGCTGGCCTACACCAAGGAAATCTCCCGCGCCCGCACGTTCGGCTTCATGCGCGACCTGGAATACATGCGCGAGCGCAACCTGGGCCTGGGCGGTTCGATGGACAATGCAATCGTGCTGGACGAATTCCGCGTGCTCAACGAAGACGGCCTGCGTTACGCCGACGAATTCGTGCGCCACAAGATCCTCGACGCGATCGGCGACCTTTATCTGGCCGGTGGCCAGGTGCTGGGCGCTTACGAGGGCTTCAAGTCGGGCCACGCGCTCAACAACAAGCTGGTGCGCGCGCTGATGGCCGACGCCACGGCCTGGGAATGGGTCAGCTTCGACTCGCCGGCCACGCCGGATCCGGTCGAATACGCCACGCCGGCCTACGCCTGA